The genome window AAATTTTTCGGCCAGTTGCCTGACGGTATATCCGTTTTCTTTACTCAGGTATGAGATGATGGCTAAGATTCTGTAAACCAATTTGTTTTCCATACTAAATCGCTTTAATCAATCCGAACCCCATGCTGTTTTTTTCACCCAGTCCGGCATAATAACAGGTTTTCATCAGCAGGGGAGAAGTATTTAATTCCAATTGAAATTTATAACCCCTGATAAAAATGGTCTCGTTTTCGTTTTTGGTGATGGCAATAAGCTTTGACGCAGGTTCTGAAAGTAGTTTTAATGAAAACTTACTATCGCTGAGTTTTTCTCCTGTGTAGGCTTCATGTTTTGTCAGTGTATTTTTCATAAGCAAAGAGGAATAGGCTTCATCAAGAGGGGAGAGATATTCACAGTGTGATTTCCCATTTATCGGTCTGATCTGGGAGATACAAACGGGCGTGATGGCTTCGAAACGCATTGATTCTGAGAATTGCGGAGCCGGAAGCACTTCAACGGTGCTGACATGAAGGCGGAGCTTGTGTTGTTTGTTGCCAAGCACAAAATCAAGGTTTTTAAAGCATCCGTGTACAAAATGATGAGCCGCATCAGGAACCAGAAAGCTGAGGATGATGGAACAATTTTCGGAATAGCTGACAATCTGTTCACCTTGCAGCTGGCTT of Sphingobacteriales bacterium contains these proteins:
- the cas6 gene encoding CRISPR-associated endoribonuclease Cas6, giving the protein MRIKLQLKITSDERILPINYQYAVSSWIYKTLNVSNPEFASWLHEQGFSLKNKRFKLFCFSNIYFEKSQLQGEQIVSYSENCSIILSFLVPDAAHHFVHGCFKNLDFVLGNKQHKLRLHVSTVEVLPAPQFSESMRFEAITPVCISQIRPINGKSHCEYLSPLDEAYSSLLMKNTLTKHEAYTGEKLSDSKFSLKLLSEPASKLIAITKNENETIFIRGYKFQLELNTSPLLMKTCYYAGLGEKNSMGFGLIKAI